Within the bacterium genome, the region AATCGAGGTTCACTCCCCCATCCACGCTTATCATTATATCACTATATCTCTCACGAAAAGCATGTATTTTGGGGACAACTCGCTCGTCAAACGGCTCCCCCTGGTAACCAATTTTTCCAATCCCCATAAATTGGACAAAATCAATGGATTTATTTTTTCTCGCGCGGTCATTTTCAATTTCAACATAGAGGGCTTCATTGGGTGTATCAATATTAATCGCAAGACCAAATTCAAAACTCTGAATCCCATCATTATTAATTTGAGGATATTTGTTATGACCCAAATTTTTCCAAAAATACCCAGAATCGCCTATTGACTCCAAGTGAACAATAATCCTTCCGAGATGAGTCTCCACCCAGCCCTTAAGGCATGTTTCGGGGCGAGCTATCATCAGATCCGCCTCATAGATGATCTGTTCCCCTTTGGGATATGATCGCTCTTTACTAACAATCTCATAAAATTCTTTTACGAGACCTCGATATGGCCACGTTTTTTCCGGAACAAAAATGCCATCCATAATATCGATCTGCACCGCATCAACAAGTCCTGAAAAAAGACCTGCTTTTTCTTCCAGGTCTTTGAAATCCTTGGGCATGATTGCGGGAATGATTTCTGCCATATAGTTAGTTTATAGTTTTTAGTTCGTAGTTTTTAGTTTGCATGTTCAAGAAGTTTTATTATTTCTAAAAACTAACGACTATCAACTTTCTTGATTCTCCTAACGTGTCGTTCATCGCCGGAAAATTCCGTTTCAAGCCAAAGCTGTACTACTGTTTCTGCTTCCCCTTCGCTTACAAACCGCGCGCCAAGAGAAAGAATATTCGCGTCATTGTGCTCACGCGAAAGCTCAACAATATCAAGCGGTCCTCCTACCTGCGCCGTGCTCGGCGCGGCAGGCAGGCCATAAAACACCGCCGCTCGCACACCCTTAATACGGTTTGCCGCAATCGCCTCGCCTTGCCCCGAACCGCCGAGAATAATTCCTCGTGACGACGGATCTTTGGCGACCTCTTCTGCAACGGGAATAATGAAATCGGGATAATCATCGTGCTCATCAAGCGCAAATGCTCCCTTGTCAACCACCTCATGTCCGAGTGACTCCATAAAGAGAATGAGCTTTTGTTTGAGCTCAAATCCAGCATGATCGCTTCCGATAAAAATGCGCATAGTTTATGGTTATTAGTTTATAGTTTTTAGGCTCATGACCATCTTATTAAGCATGCGCATTACCTCATTAAGTAAGCTGTTGACGCTTGTAAAATATGACTGATCGGCAAATTTTAATCGTGTTGATATCTCAATTTGAGTTTCTAGTTCAGCGCCAGATCCCATTGCTATGGCAAGAAATTGATTAAAATCTTTTTTAGTATTTCGCTTGCTTCCCTCGGCAATATTCGACACAATTGACACCGCGGCTCGCCTCATTTGTGAAACTAATCCGTATACTTCTGACGATGGAAAATTACTGGTAAGTTTATATACCTCGGTTACTAAATCCATTGATTTCTGCCAAACAATTAAGTCCTTGTAATTTCTTGAACCCATTTTTAATCAACTATAAACTAAAAACTAACGACTATTAACTAATTTCCCTGCCTTGATCACATGCTCCACAAGCGCGTGGGTGTACCCCATCTCATTGTCATACCATGAAAGCACTTTGACTAAATTTCCACCCACGACTTTTGTGAAAGAAAGATCGGCAATCGCGGCATAGGGACTGCCGACAA harbors:
- a CDS encoding four helix bundle protein, with the protein product MGSRNYKDLIVWQKSMDLVTEVYKLTSNFPSSEVYGLVSQMRRAAVSIVSNIAEGSKRNTKKDFNQFLAIAMGSGAELETQIEISTRLKFADQSYFTSVNSLLNEVMRMLNKMVMSLKTIN
- a CDS encoding RpiB/LacA/LacB family sugar-phosphate isomerase — encoded protein: MRIFIGSDHAGFELKQKLILFMESLGHEVVDKGAFALDEHDDYPDFIIPVAEEVAKDPSSRGIILGGSGQGEAIAANRIKGVRAAVFYGLPAAPSTAQVGGPLDIVELSREHNDANILSLGARFVSEGEAETVVQLWLETEFSGDERHVRRIKKVDSR